From Vibrio crassostreae, one genomic window encodes:
- a CDS encoding Hpt domain-containing protein, whose translation MNSTLTSDTPQNVTNQVDLELVDESVLEQMIRDTSADIIPILIDHYVTESQTRLLAIREATSNRDAQTLEFEVHTLGSTALSLGNRPLGELSRALEQQCLEQEHDEAFLRIDELLELADRSIKALLERKEVGFS comes from the coding sequence ATGAATTCGACTTTAACGTCAGACACACCTCAAAATGTAACAAACCAAGTAGACCTCGAGCTTGTTGATGAAAGCGTTCTGGAGCAAATGATTCGGGACACCAGTGCGGACATCATCCCCATATTAATCGACCATTACGTGACGGAATCACAAACTCGTTTATTAGCGATCAGAGAAGCAACAAGTAATCGAGACGCTCAAACACTAGAGTTTGAGGTACATACCCTCGGCAGCACTGCGCTTTCGTTAGGTAACCGTCCATTGGGCGAGTTATCACGTGCTTTAGAGCAACAATGTTTAGAGCAGGAACATGACGAAGCGTTTCTTCGAATTGATGAGTTGCTCGAACTTGCAGACCGCTCAATCAAAGCCCTACTTGAACGAAAAGAAGTGGGATTCAGCTGA
- a CDS encoding quaternary amine ABC transporter ATP-binding protein: MTKPLIEISGLFKVFGPKPQSVMNRVKNGEHKDEILADTGHTVGLKEINLEINRGEIFVIMGLSGSGKSTLIRHFNRLIDPTEGKITVEGIDVMSLNTKELEEFRRHKMSMVFQRFGLMPHRTVVENVAYGLEVQGIKKEDRLAKANEWLETVGLKGYGNQYPAQLSGGQQQRVGLSRALCTNAEILLMDEAFSALDPLIRSEMQDQLIELQEKLHKTIVFITHDLDEALRLGDRIAILKDGELVQQGTPHEILLNPADDYVEAFVKDVNRARALTVETVMQPPLYRITAETIEGALAQMKMLKHDYAYHVTDDGYQGLVTKESLQDAVEDSTVHDFSDEIYEEVPAVLPDAVIEEVLPDTMSCDYSLPVVDEEGNLKGELERSAVADIFSENSEEDVEPSPKPKIDKAS; this comes from the coding sequence ATGACTAAACCATTAATCGAAATTAGTGGCCTGTTTAAAGTGTTTGGCCCTAAGCCGCAGTCGGTGATGAACCGAGTTAAAAACGGTGAACACAAAGACGAGATTCTTGCAGATACTGGCCATACCGTTGGTTTGAAAGAGATTAACCTCGAAATCAATCGTGGCGAAATCTTCGTTATCATGGGTCTTTCAGGCTCTGGTAAGTCGACTTTGATTCGACACTTCAACCGTTTGATTGACCCAACTGAAGGCAAAATCACGGTTGAAGGCATAGATGTAATGAGCCTTAACACGAAAGAGCTGGAAGAGTTCCGCCGTCATAAAATGTCGATGGTATTCCAGCGCTTTGGCCTAATGCCTCACCGAACTGTGGTTGAAAACGTTGCATACGGATTGGAAGTTCAAGGCATCAAGAAAGAAGATCGTTTAGCGAAAGCCAACGAGTGGTTAGAAACTGTGGGTTTGAAAGGCTACGGTAATCAGTACCCTGCCCAACTTTCTGGTGGTCAGCAACAACGTGTCGGCTTATCACGCGCTCTGTGTACCAACGCTGAAATCTTGCTGATGGATGAAGCCTTCTCGGCTCTCGATCCTTTAATTCGTAGCGAAATGCAGGATCAACTTATCGAGCTTCAAGAAAAGCTTCATAAGACGATTGTTTTTATCACCCATGACTTGGACGAAGCTCTACGTTTAGGTGACCGAATCGCAATTTTGAAAGACGGTGAGCTGGTACAACAAGGCACGCCACATGAGATTCTTTTGAATCCTGCCGACGATTATGTTGAAGCGTTCGTAAAAGACGTTAACCGAGCTCGAGCATTGACTGTAGAAACAGTGATGCAGCCTCCTCTATACCGAATCACAGCAGAAACCATTGAAGGCGCATTAGCGCAAATGAAGATGCTTAAACACGATTACGCATACCACGTAACCGATGATGGTTATCAAGGGCTTGTGACCAAAGAGAGCCTGCAAGATGCGGTAGAAGATTCAACGGTGCACGACTTCAGCGACGAGATATATGAAGAAGTGCCAGCGGTTCTACCCGATGCTGTGATTGAAGAAGTACTGCCAGACACCATGTCTTGTGACTACTCGCTCCCTGTTGTCGATGAGGAAGGTAACCTTAAAGGTGAACTTGAGAGAAGTGCTGTAGCGGATATCTTCTCTGAAAATAGCGAGGAAGATGTAGAACCTTCCCCAAAGCCAAAGATTGATAAAGCCTCTTAG
- a CDS encoding O-antigen ligase family protein has product MRDQVNRTPLIVGLSFLSLIIGVAWYLVPHPVVVIVLAFIPLGALFVINKAFWFVLLFVVFSFFRIHEALPQLYPLKIPLLLSMGALSALLWHSLVSRELKIFWHHSFNWLAIFWALTTIGVVFASNRPIALAEFTGVYWKIIVMTLAIAWLVNTTENLAKTAMTIIYAGALVSAIAVYNSINGIGLVEGSRVTIGRDFGSMLGDPNDLSLVLMFPLAFTISQASTPGISYFKRIISALVCVLLLAAIIATQSRGGLLGCIAVIGIFAWKLVRSKVLLISLGSVAAVVLYLVAGISDRASGGAAEQGIDESAMGRIYAWEAAIKMAIDNPLTGVGLNNFFSNYFFYSSHWDGLNHAVHSTWFGVLAETGFIGLIVFVILIVSLIKTSRVTLERLSNSTTHVPPELNAVAYAVYAGLIGTIVSGTFLTQGFNWPIYILAALTVCVSNVSQTACQNEKI; this is encoded by the coding sequence ATGCGAGACCAAGTGAATCGAACACCGTTGATTGTCGGGCTCTCCTTCTTGAGCCTTATTATTGGCGTTGCTTGGTATCTGGTCCCTCACCCAGTAGTAGTGATTGTCCTTGCTTTCATTCCTTTGGGTGCTCTTTTCGTTATCAACAAAGCGTTTTGGTTTGTACTTTTGTTTGTGGTGTTTTCCTTCTTCCGTATTCATGAGGCGTTACCACAACTTTATCCGCTTAAAATACCTCTACTGTTATCGATGGGCGCTCTGTCAGCCCTTTTATGGCATTCACTGGTCAGCAGAGAACTGAAGATCTTTTGGCACCATTCATTCAATTGGCTGGCGATATTCTGGGCTTTAACCACCATAGGGGTTGTCTTTGCCTCTAATAGACCTATCGCATTAGCAGAATTCACGGGCGTTTATTGGAAGATAATAGTCATGACCCTAGCGATTGCTTGGCTCGTGAATACCACAGAGAATTTGGCGAAAACGGCGATGACTATCATTTACGCCGGCGCCTTAGTAAGCGCGATTGCGGTCTACAACTCCATAAACGGTATTGGGTTGGTTGAAGGTTCAAGGGTCACCATAGGACGAGATTTTGGTTCTATGCTCGGCGACCCGAACGATCTGTCGCTCGTACTTATGTTCCCACTCGCCTTCACAATCAGCCAAGCGAGTACACCGGGTATTTCCTATTTCAAACGAATTATCAGTGCTTTAGTTTGTGTTTTGTTGCTTGCAGCAATCATAGCAACTCAAAGCCGTGGTGGATTATTGGGGTGCATCGCTGTAATTGGTATCTTTGCCTGGAAGTTGGTTCGTTCTAAAGTCTTGTTGATTTCGTTAGGTTCAGTTGCCGCCGTTGTGCTTTATCTGGTTGCGGGAATCTCTGATCGCGCGTCTGGCGGCGCAGCAGAGCAAGGCATCGATGAATCCGCCATGGGTAGGATATATGCGTGGGAAGCGGCGATAAAAATGGCGATAGACAACCCGCTGACTGGCGTTGGGCTAAACAACTTCTTCTCTAACTACTTCTTTTACAGCTCTCATTGGGACGGTCTGAACCACGCTGTTCACAGTACTTGGTTTGGCGTATTGGCCGAAACGGGCTTCATCGGCCTGATTGTTTTTGTCATTCTGATTGTCTCATTGATCAAAACTTCGCGCGTAACTCTCGAAAGGCTTTCAAATTCTACGACACACGTGCCACCAGAACTTAACGCGGTAGCTTACGCTGTTTACGCCGGCCTTATCGGTACTATTGTGTCGGGAACCTTCCTAACTCAGGGTTTCAACTGGCCCATTTACATACTCGCTGCACTCACTGTATGTGTTTCCAACGTATCCCAAACTGCTTGTCAAAATGAGAAAATCTAA
- a CDS encoding SLBB domain-containing protein, which produces MKTLITLFITFSLFSANFVQANDEFSDAVQVGDLIQVNVPGESSLNTGFQVDKRGRITLPEVGTVFVAGYDTEQLNKVVLEALATAYKDLSNASVYVKEQQIIIYVQGYVEQPGEYTLALGSSIQMALYAAGGLRPGAQLDKLILKRGADKKEFNYKRFLDSGDEANLPTLQSLDSLFVPASPLVGNIEQEFDAAKLANSGDSADSRNAIKVFGEVNAPGSFTYKENTDLVDVLMRSGGVTRYASVEQIRVISNNTPTLFNLKRYLDSGDESLLPTLQPGSTIFVPKQEEEIKSGANMVYVMGEVAAPGAFEGKRDATFMDILANAGGPTRFAESRQIRVIKADGRVLKFDLAAYTEGLPNSNPPSIKAGDAIFVPEKTDMNEKSWLKITPDRAVNVIGEVNRPGRIEWSDEMNFMGLLAHVGGPTLRADTSKIEVVTGRKLVVFNLDDFIRNGAPRDQMPQIRAGSIVRVHDLPQDPSDNKSQWVRQSSDASIYIFGQVNAPGRYRFTKDMHFLDILSAADGPTKDADIHNVRVTHRDKTYSQVSKLNLSLYFETGDESLLPNVTTGDTIYIPEKGKNWLDTPKEETVRVLGAINNPGRYVFNDNMTILDILAEAAGPTDNAYVEKITIVNMSCCQGQARTFDLVEFSKTANIYNLPVLRAGDTIYIPDRRESFIEKARVGLDDILRITTTIVLIGAL; this is translated from the coding sequence ATGAAAACACTGATCACATTGTTCATCACATTCTCACTTTTCTCTGCGAATTTTGTTCAAGCTAATGACGAGTTTTCAGACGCTGTGCAAGTCGGTGACCTTATCCAAGTTAATGTTCCCGGCGAAAGCAGCCTAAACACAGGCTTTCAAGTCGATAAACGTGGTCGTATCACCCTTCCAGAAGTCGGAACGGTATTCGTTGCTGGATACGACACTGAGCAGCTGAACAAAGTTGTCCTAGAGGCTCTGGCTACGGCTTATAAAGATCTTTCTAACGCATCTGTGTATGTGAAAGAACAACAAATCATTATTTATGTTCAAGGCTATGTAGAACAGCCGGGCGAATACACGCTTGCATTGGGTTCTAGTATCCAAATGGCATTGTATGCAGCGGGCGGTTTACGTCCGGGCGCACAGCTCGACAAACTGATCTTAAAACGTGGTGCCGACAAAAAAGAGTTCAATTACAAACGTTTTCTAGATTCCGGTGACGAAGCTAACCTACCGACACTGCAATCGCTAGACTCTCTGTTTGTTCCAGCTTCCCCACTTGTGGGGAATATCGAACAAGAGTTTGATGCAGCAAAGCTTGCAAATTCTGGCGACAGTGCAGATTCTCGCAACGCCATCAAGGTGTTTGGTGAGGTGAACGCACCCGGCTCGTTTACTTACAAAGAAAACACTGACCTAGTTGATGTGCTGATGCGCTCTGGAGGCGTAACCCGTTATGCCAGTGTCGAGCAAATTCGCGTAATTTCAAACAACACACCTACTCTGTTCAACCTTAAGCGCTACCTGGATTCTGGCGATGAAAGCTTGTTGCCAACTCTGCAACCCGGCTCAACCATTTTTGTTCCGAAACAAGAAGAAGAGATTAAATCGGGGGCGAACATGGTTTACGTAATGGGTGAAGTTGCTGCTCCCGGCGCTTTCGAAGGCAAACGCGATGCGACCTTCATGGACATCCTTGCGAACGCAGGCGGCCCAACTCGATTCGCAGAGTCACGACAAATCCGAGTAATTAAAGCGGATGGCAGAGTGCTTAAGTTTGACTTAGCGGCTTACACAGAAGGCCTACCGAACTCTAACCCACCGAGCATAAAAGCGGGTGACGCGATTTTCGTTCCTGAGAAAACCGACATGAATGAGAAGTCTTGGTTGAAGATTACCCCAGACAGAGCGGTTAATGTTATTGGTGAGGTAAACCGACCTGGTCGTATTGAATGGTCAGATGAAATGAACTTTATGGGATTACTCGCTCACGTTGGTGGCCCTACGCTGCGTGCTGATACATCAAAAATTGAAGTTGTGACGGGTAGAAAGCTAGTCGTATTTAACCTAGATGATTTTATCCGTAATGGTGCGCCACGAGACCAAATGCCTCAAATCCGAGCTGGTTCTATTGTGCGTGTTCACGACTTACCACAAGATCCTTCAGACAATAAATCACAATGGGTTCGTCAAAGCTCAGATGCTTCGATCTACATCTTCGGGCAAGTGAATGCACCTGGTCGTTACCGCTTCACTAAAGATATGCACTTTCTAGATATCTTGTCTGCAGCCGATGGCCCAACTAAAGATGCCGACATACACAATGTACGTGTGACTCACCGTGATAAAACCTACTCTCAAGTCAGTAAGTTAAACCTATCACTATACTTCGAAACGGGTGATGAATCATTGCTGCCAAACGTTACCACTGGCGACACCATCTACATCCCTGAGAAAGGTAAAAACTGGTTAGATACGCCAAAAGAAGAAACGGTTCGAGTACTGGGCGCGATCAATAACCCGGGTCGTTACGTGTTTAACGACAACATGACTATCTTAGATATCTTGGCAGAAGCGGCAGGCCCTACTGACAATGCTTATGTGGAGAAGATTACTATTGTGAACATGTCTTGTTGCCAAGGCCAAGCTCGTACCTTCGACCTTGTTGAGTTCAGTAAAACGGCGAACATCTACAACCTACCAGTGCTGCGTGCAGGTGATACGATTTACATTCCAGACCGTCGTGAAAGCTTTATTGAGAAAGCCCGTGTTGGCTTAGATGACATCCTACGTATTACCACCACTATCGTGTTAATAGGAGCGTTATAA
- a CDS encoding P-loop NTPase family protein: protein MTISATHAEVEQLYLASELNGQRSICVTACHSGDGVTSIATALAERFLLAGHSTLYVDLNLFNSAFKNLHMLEEEHTAQLIEHVESQRTFIGVPAPQVASTQLAYKDPATLKKAVTQWLSKYDRVVIDTSPLLNINKGNIPAQSVASACDCALLVVAYGETSSHHLEQAKKLLDAQSISLMGCVMNMKSNPSFAQELIRQINRMKFLPSKLRDRLANKLYQNEFLNLPM from the coding sequence ATGACTATTTCAGCAACGCATGCCGAAGTTGAACAACTGTACTTAGCTTCCGAATTGAATGGACAACGCTCTATCTGTGTGACGGCTTGCCATTCAGGTGACGGCGTAACATCTATCGCAACAGCATTGGCCGAACGCTTCTTGTTAGCGGGTCACTCTACCTTGTATGTTGACCTCAACCTTTTCAACTCTGCGTTTAAGAACTTGCATATGCTTGAAGAAGAACACACAGCGCAGCTTATTGAGCACGTAGAGTCTCAACGAACGTTTATTGGTGTCCCTGCTCCACAAGTTGCATCAACTCAGTTAGCTTACAAAGATCCAGCGACGCTTAAAAAAGCGGTGACCCAGTGGTTAAGTAAATACGACCGTGTAGTCATTGATACGTCGCCACTACTTAATATCAACAAAGGTAATATTCCTGCTCAATCTGTGGCGAGCGCGTGTGATTGTGCGTTACTTGTCGTTGCTTATGGTGAAACGTCGAGTCATCACCTAGAGCAAGCCAAGAAGCTTCTCGATGCACAAAGCATTTCATTGATGGGTTGTGTAATGAACATGAAGAGTAATCCAAGCTTCGCCCAAGAACTGATTAGACAAATCAATCGAATGAAGTTTCTTCCGTCTAAGCTTCGCGACCGCCTAGCCAACAAGCTTTATCAAAATGAGTTTTTGAACCTACCTATGTAG
- a CDS encoding ABC transporter substrate-binding protein yields the protein MKYKLSSVFLLVAAASGHANAGECGSVTIADMNWNSATLIANIDQFILEHGYGCDAELIPGDTMPTGTSMIEKGQPDVAPELWSNSLKDALDKGVEEKRLRYAGKALVNGGEEGFWVPAYLVKQNPEMATIEGVRKNASLFKHPEDPDTSAFYSCPAGWNCQISAANLFDALNLEDSGFTIVDPGSSAGLSGSIAKAYEREEAWFGYYWAPTAVLGKYDMVKVDFGSGVDKEEFINCTTQEGCESPKATMYPPSPVHTITTESFASRAPEAYDYFTKRGFTNDKMNALLAWMEDNQADGEEASIHFLSEFPEVWHPWVSDEVAKKIEAEL from the coding sequence ATGAAATACAAGTTAAGCTCCGTATTTTTGTTAGTTGCAGCAGCCAGTGGTCATGCTAACGCTGGAGAATGTGGCAGCGTAACAATCGCAGACATGAACTGGAACTCTGCAACTTTAATCGCCAACATTGACCAATTTATCCTAGAACACGGATACGGTTGTGATGCTGAACTTATCCCTGGCGACACAATGCCAACTGGCACGTCGATGATTGAGAAAGGCCAACCGGATGTTGCACCAGAACTTTGGAGTAACAGCCTGAAAGATGCCCTTGATAAAGGTGTTGAAGAAAAACGTCTTCGCTACGCAGGTAAAGCACTTGTGAATGGTGGTGAAGAAGGTTTTTGGGTTCCAGCCTACCTCGTTAAACAAAACCCAGAAATGGCAACCATTGAAGGTGTACGTAAAAACGCATCTTTGTTTAAGCACCCTGAAGACCCAGATACATCCGCATTTTACAGCTGCCCAGCAGGTTGGAACTGTCAAATCAGTGCCGCTAACTTGTTTGACGCACTTAACCTAGAAGACAGTGGTTTTACCATTGTTGACCCAGGCTCGAGTGCCGGTTTATCTGGTTCTATCGCGAAAGCTTACGAACGTGAAGAAGCTTGGTTTGGTTACTACTGGGCACCGACTGCGGTTCTTGGTAAGTACGACATGGTGAAAGTCGACTTTGGCAGTGGCGTTGATAAAGAAGAATTCATCAACTGTACGACTCAAGAAGGCTGTGAATCACCTAAAGCGACCATGTACCCGCCTTCACCTGTCCACACTATTACCACTGAAAGTTTTGCGTCACGCGCACCGGAAGCGTATGACTACTTTACAAAACGTGGTTTCACTAACGACAAAATGAACGCACTTCTTGCTTGGATGGAAGACAACCAAGCTGATGGTGAAGAAGCGAGTATACATTTCTTAAGCGAATTCCCAGAAGTATGGCACCCATGGGTTTCAGACGAAGTCGCTAAGAAAATTGAAGCTGAGCTGTAA
- a CDS encoding sigma-54-dependent transcriptional regulator, protein MRPKVLLVEDSTSLAVLYKQYVKDEPYDIFHVETGAEAKTFIERHSPQLVILDLKLPDMPGEEVLDWISENDIPTAVIIATAHGSVNIAVDLIQRGAEDFLEKPIQADRLKTSVSLHLRRAKLENLVDNIQSKFDRDRFHNFIGSCLPMQAVYKIIDSVAPTTASVFINGESGTGKEVCAEAIHQESQRGDKPFIAINCGAIPRDLMESEIFGHVKGAFTGATTDRKGAAMQAHGGTLFLDELCEMELEMQKKLLRFLQTGTFTPLGGNREIKVDVRIICATNRDPLVEVEEGRFREDLYYRVHVVPIEMPPLRERGSDIVTLSNHFLKLYAKQDKKKFKSIDKETQALLKRYTWPGNVRQLQNIIRNIVVLNNETSVTKEMLPPPINKAESTKPKSVTPIRNVAPVAANTPAPVAETKLPPITPEELEQTSAPQAQSEPMTPAFTTTEGAIRPMWQIEREAIQHAINHCDGNVLNAAVLLELSPSTVYRKKQAWESEDEYNQA, encoded by the coding sequence ATGCGCCCTAAAGTATTGTTAGTTGAAGACTCCACCTCCCTCGCCGTACTGTACAAACAGTACGTTAAAGACGAGCCCTACGACATATTCCATGTCGAGACAGGTGCGGAAGCCAAAACATTTATTGAAAGACATTCTCCACAGCTGGTTATTCTAGATTTGAAACTGCCCGACATGCCGGGAGAAGAAGTTTTGGATTGGATCAGCGAAAATGATATTCCAACGGCCGTTATCATCGCAACGGCGCACGGCTCGGTGAATATCGCCGTAGACCTCATTCAGCGCGGTGCGGAAGACTTTTTAGAAAAGCCCATTCAAGCCGACCGTTTAAAAACGTCTGTGAGTTTGCATCTACGTAGAGCCAAGCTCGAAAACCTTGTCGACAACATTCAAAGCAAATTCGACCGCGACCGTTTTCATAACTTCATTGGTTCATGTTTACCAATGCAAGCCGTCTACAAGATTATTGATTCCGTCGCCCCTACTACTGCTAGTGTATTCATCAATGGCGAAAGTGGTACTGGTAAAGAAGTGTGTGCTGAAGCCATCCACCAAGAGAGCCAACGTGGTGACAAGCCTTTCATTGCCATTAACTGTGGTGCTATTCCTCGTGACTTGATGGAAAGTGAAATTTTCGGCCACGTTAAAGGTGCGTTTACCGGAGCGACAACAGACCGTAAAGGCGCAGCAATGCAAGCACACGGTGGCACACTGTTTCTCGATGAACTTTGTGAAATGGAATTGGAGATGCAGAAAAAGCTTCTTAGATTCCTACAAACCGGTACTTTCACGCCACTGGGCGGTAACCGTGAGATTAAAGTCGATGTCAGAATTATCTGTGCGACAAACCGAGATCCATTAGTCGAAGTGGAAGAAGGTCGATTCCGTGAAGATCTCTACTACCGCGTACATGTAGTGCCTATCGAGATGCCACCATTACGTGAAAGAGGAAGTGACATTGTCACTCTGTCAAATCACTTCTTGAAGCTGTACGCGAAACAAGACAAGAAGAAATTCAAATCTATCGACAAAGAAACTCAAGCGCTTCTTAAACGCTACACGTGGCCAGGTAATGTTCGTCAATTGCAAAACATCATTCGTAACATCGTGGTGTTGAACAATGAAACGAGCGTAACCAAAGAGATGCTGCCTCCGCCGATTAATAAAGCAGAAAGCACAAAACCAAAGAGTGTCACACCGATACGAAACGTCGCGCCAGTAGCTGCTAACACCCCTGCTCCTGTAGCCGAAACTAAACTGCCACCTATCACACCTGAAGAGTTGGAACAGACATCAGCACCTCAAGCTCAAAGCGAACCGATGACACCTGCGTTTACTACTACGGAAGGTGCTATTCGTCCAATGTGGCAGATTGAACGTGAGGCCATTCAACATGCTATTAATCATTGCGATGGCAACGTGTTGAATGCGGCCGTGTTATTGGAGCTCAGCCCTTCTACGGTTTATCGTAAGAAACAGGCTTGGGAATCGGAAGATGAGTACAATCAAGCCTAA
- a CDS encoding glycosyltransferase family 4 protein, translated as MSTIKPNLEGLNQVHSVQAQEVTTPEPQEIWLLIDSQTFGGIETHVIELASGLIEHQCKARVILLTKFEPLPPIITRLTQLKLPFCHLSDIAPSQGNALSQLKLAITEFQPSHIHAHGYKASIVAKLAKLTMSSSDKTRQISTYHAGETPTGKVWLYDFLDRYTSVISDHSLVVSDKIKEKLPSKTTLLNNFIAIPERPRSPHVSDETQIADSTYHVGFVGRLSHEKAPDRFVTLAQANPAHHFHLFGDGPERQALETSNCKNLTFHGHQTNMSSAWQTIDVLVIPSRYEGLPMAALEAMARGIPVIATNVGNLPQLIEHQTNGYIAQSETQLQTCLIEWLGLSSQEKYVMSQKARNTIIEQYSPQAVIPQILACYGN; from the coding sequence ATGAGTACAATCAAGCCTAACCTTGAAGGGCTTAACCAAGTCCATTCTGTTCAAGCTCAGGAGGTTACAACCCCTGAGCCACAAGAGATTTGGCTGTTAATCGACAGCCAAACCTTTGGAGGAATCGAAACTCATGTTATTGAGTTAGCATCAGGCTTGATTGAGCATCAATGTAAAGCACGAGTGATACTGCTTACCAAGTTCGAACCTCTTCCTCCTATCATCACTCGTTTGACTCAACTTAAACTTCCTTTTTGTCATCTCAGCGACATCGCACCAAGTCAGGGTAATGCATTGTCACAGCTGAAACTGGCTATTACTGAATTCCAACCATCACACATCCATGCTCATGGCTACAAAGCGAGTATTGTCGCTAAGCTGGCCAAGTTAACGATGAGTAGTTCCGATAAAACACGTCAAATATCAACCTATCACGCAGGCGAAACTCCAACTGGAAAAGTGTGGCTCTATGACTTTTTAGATCGATACACGAGCGTGATTTCTGATCATTCATTGGTGGTAAGCGATAAAATTAAAGAAAAGCTCCCTTCGAAAACCACGCTACTCAACAATTTCATCGCGATTCCTGAACGTCCACGCTCACCTCATGTTTCTGACGAGACTCAGATTGCAGATTCGACTTATCACGTTGGATTCGTAGGTCGCTTAAGTCATGAAAAAGCACCAGACCGATTTGTTACGCTTGCTCAAGCTAACCCTGCTCACCATTTTCATCTATTTGGTGATGGTCCGGAAAGACAAGCGTTAGAAACCAGTAACTGCAAAAATCTCACGTTTCATGGTCATCAAACCAACATGAGTAGTGCATGGCAAACCATTGATGTTTTGGTTATTCCATCCAGATACGAAGGGTTACCCATGGCAGCGCTCGAGGCCATGGCGCGTGGAATACCTGTTATCGCAACAAACGTTGGTAATCTTCCACAGTTGATTGAACATCAAACCAACGGCTATATCGCACAAAGCGAAACACAACTCCAAACATGCTTAATTGAATGGCTTGGTCTTTCTAGCCAAGAGAAATACGTCATGAGCCAAAAGGCTAGAAACACGATTATTGAACAGTACTCCCCGCAAGCTGTCATTCCACAAATATTGGCGTGCTACGGTAACTAA
- a CDS encoding ABC transporter permease — protein sequence MADSNWLSSFPEMERSDLRAIKKALDGAYREFSREYGETIESLFDPLLSFLVWFEKLLISTPWLIVLGVCTALVYAASRSWKLALGCVVSLLLIGYFGMWEDTMRTLSIITVCTLVSIFLGIPIGIAMARSNRVQSVVTPLLDIMQTMPAFVYLIPVVMLLGIGKIPGLIAVVIYAIPPVIRLTNLGIRLVDKEVLEAATAFGASKKQRLWGVQLPLAMPTIMAGINQTIMMALSMVVIASMIGVKGLGQPVLKSITNQYFTLGLMNGFAIVALAILFDRASQAYARRTNAHLGGFKHD from the coding sequence ATGGCCGACAGCAATTGGTTATCAAGCTTTCCAGAGATGGAACGCTCTGATTTACGAGCAATAAAAAAAGCGCTAGATGGTGCTTACCGCGAATTTTCCCGTGAATACGGCGAAACGATTGAATCATTATTTGACCCTCTTCTCTCTTTCCTTGTTTGGTTTGAAAAACTCCTCATTTCTACTCCATGGCTGATCGTTCTTGGTGTGTGTACTGCCTTAGTGTACGCCGCGAGTCGATCATGGAAACTGGCATTAGGTTGTGTCGTTTCACTGCTTCTCATTGGTTATTTTGGAATGTGGGAAGATACAATGCGGACACTCAGTATCATTACTGTGTGTACCTTAGTCTCGATTTTCCTCGGTATCCCGATTGGTATTGCGATGGCACGTTCTAATCGTGTGCAATCCGTCGTGACCCCGTTACTCGATATCATGCAGACCATGCCTGCATTCGTTTACTTGATCCCAGTGGTTATGCTGCTTGGTATTGGTAAAATCCCAGGTCTAATCGCTGTAGTTATCTACGCAATCCCTCCTGTTATTCGCCTAACTAACCTAGGCATCCGCTTGGTTGATAAAGAAGTGTTAGAAGCGGCAACCGCATTTGGTGCGAGCAAGAAACAGCGTTTGTGGGGTGTTCAATTGCCGCTAGCTATGCCAACGATTATGGCAGGCATCAACCAAACCATTATGATGGCACTGTCGATGGTGGTTATTGCGTCTATGATTGGTGTTAAAGGCTTAGGCCAACCGGTTCTTAAATCGATTACCAACCAATACTTCACTTTGGGCTTAATGAACGGCTTTGCCATCGTTGCCCTCGCGATTCTATTTGACCGAGCTTCACAGGCTTATGCGCGAAGAACCAATGCGCACCTAGGAGGATTCAAACATGACTAA